taatccctagctcttatCAGTGATCTCCCTCTGGGATCTactatcattatccccattttaaagatggggaaactgaggtatagggaggtgaagtgatttgccccactaaactgggaacagaacccaggtctcctgattcccactgtggtgctctatccactaggaaaCACCACCCCTAAGATTCCTGTAAGAGGGATGCACGAGAGTAAAATCATTCTCTTCCAATTTGTGCCCAACGTGCGCTAGGGGCTGTatgtctctggcctgtgttatacagaggGTCAGCTGAGATGATCTAACCGGCTTTAACACCTATGGAAaaacaaaatgtgattttaaacccAAAGATGCCAGCAGGGGGGTGGTGCTGCGTCTGGAATAACTTTTGAGTCAATTTCAAAAATTGACTCCAGTGGATACTGTCCCTTGAaggtcagcagggggcactctcgcAACGTGACTGGCCTAGCAATGACTTTAAATGACTGGCCGTCTGGAAaaggacaggattaaaaaaaacaacaacaggtaACCCCTGCACCTATCTGACCATGAGCCTTTAAAGGCCAAAGGGCTCTGGGAGAAAGGGAGTGGTGATAGGATACTTGCAGGGGGCCTGCATTTTATCCCACTCCTGAGTCATGTTTGTTTCTTTACTTTGATGACTAACCTCAGCATTAGAACACAAAGAGGGAGCAACAAACGAAATGGATGAGCCAGGGACCCACGTACCTATCGCTCACTGTATCCCTCAGACCTTTCCAGGCCTGTACCTAGCTCCAAGCCCACCTCTACTCTTTCCCCTGAGACGGGGGGGTCCAGTGACCTTTTCAGATCACTGGTAACTTCCCAACCACAGCAGCCCACAGCACAACTACCACCAAAAGGACACACGGTCTTTAACTGAACCCTTTAATAGTTTTTCTTTTGCATATAACAGCACAAAAGAAGGATACACAGAGCGCCTCCTACTGGGCCATCAGACCCAGGCTGCCTGGAGTTATTCGACACTCTGAGATAAAGAGCTTGGGAATTAaaccctgcagcagggagaggactACGCAGGCTGCAGCCATAAGGGAACGTTAAGCAGGAGGAGGGACAACTGGGGTAGCCTTTGATGTCTCGAATAAGTCAGTCGAGGTCGAAATCTGGAAGAGCTGGGCCCAAGGAACCATTGCTTAGAAATGACCAATCGAATGGTCCAGCTCACGCATCTGGGGCTGCCAGGCAGCTTCTTCCATTAATAACGGTttgtcccagagctcaggcagcAGAGTTACCCTGACAGAAAGAAAACCCGTGGGTCAtttttgcaggcagcagccagGTGCCAATACCAGACCCCTGTGTCCTCGGAATCCATCAGCGGATGAGAATTCCTCCCTTCCTCTCGAATCAGCCAGCTGGGATCCCCTCTCTCCTAATTCCCACTTTACCAACAGCTCCTGCTCAGGTAGGTAAAATTCCGCCTTGACCTTGTGCCGGCAAACAGGACCAGTTGGGTTAATCCGCCTGCTGTTTGCAGACGAGGGGAGGAACTGACATCAGCCCATGCCCCTTCGGCTCATGCAAAAGGAAGCAGTTCTTATTTCTTGTCAACAATCCACAGCGTAGTCTTCTCCCAGTGCACGTTCCAAGCCCAGGCTCAATGAACATCCAAATCTTCTTTCTCCAGTAGGCAAGACCAGTTGGGTTTCCTTTTCTTGGAAGCCTGCCGGGCAAAGCCTTTAATGCCAAGAAGAATAAGGTAACTAGAGCAGTCCGATCGGAGCTCTTGTAACGGCTGCTTGGACACAGCAGATGTAGATTTTCCCACTGGAGACTCTAGAATCCTCAGAAATCTCCTTGTAAGTCTAAAGGAAAGAAACACAGGATCTTAAACAACAGAGAAAGCTGCACCCGTGACTTATTATACGTctgcctttcttctcctctaagccagtgatactcagacctcagcaaTTCAGGAGCCAAATCAGCGCTCAGCATTACCCAGCAAAGCCACCGCCGTGTGAATTCACTGTTTCATTGACGACAGGTGCTCTATATTGATATTTAACCGGAATGACagggaaatatttaatttatatattattttcacagcaaaatgactaacCAGGTGCTATTATCTGCTCAACTGCAATCAGTTAGTAACACAGCAAAAGCATCCTGATGGGCTAATAATTAAATCACGGTGTTTGAATACcacgtgctgcaaagagccgcaggagacacaCCAAAGAGCTAcccagtctgagtatcactgtggTAAGCAGAAGTTGATGGGCATTAAGACACATGACCTTTTTGGTTACGTTCTCATTGACGAGAGCAACGCAGTTCATCCCTCAGCTGGTTTAACCAGAGTTAAACACCCCTTTTACCTGCAGGGAGGACACAACCTAAGGGGAGCTGAAGTGACACGGCTAGTGAGTGGCAcagctggaatagaacccaggcagcTGTGCACTGACCATTGGGCAGTATCACCCCCTCCCATGCTTGGAAGTCAGGACCACATTTCTGCGGGCAGAAGGGAGAGCCCTGAAAGGTTTCGAGcagcctggaggaggagaggccctgCCCAGTCCCCTCCTCGGCCCCTACCGCTCTTCCTGAGAAGCTCCCCTTTGCGAGACTTGTCCATTTCCTCCACAAACTGTTCGAAGACTCTCACGTATGGAGCCAAGCTGGTTTTCTTATAGTCTAAGGGACAAAGAAAGACACGTGCAAAGGATCTGCCGGCCGTACAGAGTGTATGCAATGCCTCATGTTACAATCCCTCAAACGTGGGCTCTCAAAGCTGGGTGTATCAAGAGGCAACGTGAATTCAACGTCCATCCAGGCCTGTATCTTAACTTAGCCTTCATAGTTTCAGCGCTGGCTAACTGCATCAGGCATACAGGGAAAATTTCCCCCTGGCATTGCCCACAATGCAGCAGTGGGACGCTGCCACCTCAGCAGTGCACAGGCTCGTGACTCggaagacccaagttcaatttctggccctgccactggcctgctggagtGACTTctcctgtgtgcctcagtttccccatctgtaaaagggggataacgTGAAAACTGCTACAGAAGAGGAAGGTGTTAATTCTTACTGAAATGCCACTGGGCTTAGCAGCAGTTAATTTACACGTCTGGGAGTATGCCACATGGGTTTGGAAAAATTCTAACTCTGGGGGCACTTTTTGTTCTACTTTGGAAGCTCATTTTCCAGGAGCAGCAATTTCCAGGGGGTGCCTCTTTCCGCCCCTTCGTGAGCTGAAGACCTCTGCTATTCACCCTGGaggagctctggctgctgcatgaAACTGAGCCAGGCCCTCAGCAAAAATATTCTGTGGTTGACGAGTGGCTCTGGGAGTGAGAGGATCCTGGTTGAGGCTGTTGTGTGCTGCTCTGGGGACTGGAAATACTGACTAGGAAAGAGGGGTATCAACTTTCAAGATTGACTGCTGGGTGGACACATAAGCTAGTCCCCCCTGTGCCCAGATGGAGCTGCCACACCTGACCTCAACTGTTATAATCATAGACTCCTagactatcagggctggaagggacctcaggaggaatctagtccaaccccctgctcaaagcaggaccaatccccagagagatctttgccccagatccctaaatggccccctcaaggactgaactcacaaccctgggtttagcaggccagtgctcataccactgagctatcccacctgACCCCCTATTCTTTGTTCTACAGCAACAGCAACGAAGTTCGGGCCCCACTGGGCTgagcgctgcacagacacacaacgAGAGACAGCCCCGATCCTGGATAGTTTGCAAGCTAAATAGACGAGatgggctgggaggggaaactgaggcagagagcggAAAGTGCCCTGCCCATGGGCACAGAGCAAGGtagagaacccaggtctcctgtccCCTAGACCATGCTCCCGTCCGAGGTCCCATATCAATGTGCTTTAATAAAAGCAGCATCTTTCATGACTACTCACCCCTGGTGCGGCGTTTGGGTTCCGGCTCCGCCTCGTTTTCCttctctccatcctcctcctcgtGAGCCATGTCTAGTTCACTACAGAGGCAGCTAAGAACAAGCAGAGTGAGAGTCCTTTACAGCTAGCTACCCAATGCCACTAGTTAGCCTCTAGCCCCGATCAGCCCCACAGAccagagcagcacagagcagcctcATGGCCTGGCCGCTCGCTCGTGGAGTGCTAACCCGGCCCACTCCATGCCGGACAGATCACACGACAGAGGGTTCGCTGCCTCGCAGTCTAAAAACCAACAAACCATCCACCTTGCGCTGGTAAATATCTTGGGAGTCTGCACTCATTAGGAGGCTCCATTCCCCCCATGGgctccctgtgtgccaccctcctATCCCACCCACGCCAAAGGCTCTGGGTGTCTCCTGCTCTCCACATGTTCGGGGCTGAGTTTCTCGCTGCCCCCTGCTCCATTCCAGGAGCTTTGGGTCTCTTTCTTTTGTCTCCCCCCTCCAACGCACTGTTTCCCCACCCTCCCTGGATTGGCAGGTGGCCGGTGTGCTTGTTCCCTGACCATAGATCGTGACGTTACAAAGAGGAGGCCGCATGCTAGGAAAGATGAAGTTTCCTCTCCCTCTGGCTCTCCTTGATGGCTGAGCATCTGCCCCAcagggcaggggctctgggtgtccccgatttcctctctccccatttcCTGATCTCCCCCCAAATCAAAAGGGTTCTGCCTGTCGACGCTGGAATCCCAAACTCAAGCAGAGGTAGCATTCGGAAGTGATCGCGTTCCACGGTCAGACACGCCCCATTAAGCGGAGAGGGAGGTCCCGCAATCCTGGCCCGTCACCGGTACCTTATGGTTGGAACGGCGAATGGGTCGAACTGATCCAGCTTCCTCAGATCAATCGGGACTGAAACACGACCTGGGAGAGGCAAAACCAGTGTCACTTTACCAGCTGCGTGCTTCCTGTGTCACCCAGAGGCCACAATGGGGGTCAGGGCCCCTTGGGCTGGCAGCTACACAAGAAAGAAGCTAGATAACCCTGGCCTAAAGAGCTAGCAACCTCGGTGTGCTGCAAGTCTCAGGCGGAGAGAcagccagggctgggacggggacAGAAGCAAGTTTAGCACAGCGAGATGCAGTCACACCTCACCATGAACCCAGGCAGGGGATGGGACCATCTTTTGGTTGTGTTAGGACAGCACCTAGCTGTTCACAGTTTAACGATGCTAGCCAAGGTGTGAGATGAGGAAGGTGAGGTAAAGACAGTGTGGATTTCTGGACTGCACGGAGACCTGGGTCGGCAGGCAGGAGCTGATCGTCAGCTCTCTGCCTAAAAGGGAGCTCGTGGCACCAGGATCCCCCGTTGCATTAGCCAGGGGAGTGTCTGGCAGGGAACTTGCTCCCCATCCAGGTCTGAAACAAGGAGGGGGCTTTGGGGCGGCTGATGGGGCGGAAGGCTGAATTTCTCACACTTGCGCCGGTGAGATTCCCTACCCGCAGAATGGGGATAACACGACCGCCCCGCCCCACCGGATGCCGGGCCAGCGGATCTACATCAACGCGTGCACGACCTGTTTTGGGGTGGACGCTGAACGGGCTCTTCAGTAAGTGGCTGACTCCTCTGCTGACGTTGATATCCAGCCGGGGAAAGCAGTACTGCAGCATGATCTCCCACTCTGCGTGGGAGGGCTAGGAGCAGACAGATAGTCACGGGCCGGGATGGCTTTTGTGCTACGAGGCCCCATACACTCCCTGTCTCTGAGCCCTCTGCAACCGAGTCCCACCCCGGAGATTCAAGGACGTCACCATCCTAGGTACAGTcagaggccctgattctgcatgaGAGACAGCTACCAGGGAATACCCCTCACCAGGGGGTGTTGTTGGCAGGGCAGACGCTCCCTATAGCATCCCCATCCGAACGGGGACCAGTGCTGGATTTGGACTCAGAagcctggattctattcccagctctgccactggcaaATCCCAACactgccccgtgcctcagtttccccatctgaaaaatgggagCGAACGATACCGATCTTTGTCATGCACTTTGAGATTGATGGATGGAAAGCATCAGATAAGAGCCAGGCACGGTTATTATTCTAGGGGCGTGCCCAGCTCTGGATACCACATACAGGGCTGGGACAGAAGCAGAGTGTACGTTCGATCAGACCCCAGAGCCTGATCCTAAGAGCACTGAAGccaacagggggaaaaaattgggCCCAACGACCAACCGTCCCCCACGTGCCTCACACCCGTCCCCAGCTACGTTCTTGGTCTGTTCCTTACCTTGCATTTCTCCATCTTCTTTTTCAGGAGCTCCCAGCGCTGGATGGAATCATGCTTTTTGGGGAATTCCCGCAGCAGGCTCTCTCGAACCGGTGATCAGCTGTTAAGGGGTTACAAGGCTCTCCTAGGGGCCAACCGCCCGTCAAGGGAAGCCCAAAGCTCCAGTATTCCTAAGGCAAGAGCTGTGTCACTCTCCGAACGGCAGTAGTACTGGGACAGGGGCTCTGTTAAGCACCCCCCAGAGACAGACAAAGGCGCCTGGTCTCTGCCCAAGGAGTTTACAACAGGGTGTGTCAATCTCATGCACACGCCTTCGTATTTTTCTAGTGCCAAGGGAACGCCATGAGCTTTTCCCATCTCGGAGAAGTGGGGAAATGCAGCTGGAACCCAGACCTGACCAACAGACCCGGCTATCGGTCCATTACAACGTGTGTAATGCGATAGCCCCTAGAAGCCCTGATCGAGATTGTCCCAAGTGCTCTCCGTGAAGGCAGGACACAACTCTGGGGGCTTGAGCCCCAGCAGGTGTAAACTGGTGCCACTCCACTGCGGTCGAtgggcagcccccacccccggcggcgtgaagtggctgcagctcccGTGAATTATAGGCTCGGCCTGTTGATTTCACTGCCCAGTAGGCTTCCTTGACAGACGTCACCCTTAGAGCCAAGCTGAAGGCACCTCGGCGCATCCCGCACACAGAGCTGGGCGCACGCCTATGTCTCAGGTGACCCCAAGAACCAGGACCCTCAAGTTCTTGCCGCCCCACCCCCGCATCCGCTGAGCTGCAAAAAGGCCCCTGCGAACAGCCAAAGGATATACTCTGGGACGAGGGCAACCACTTTCTCCCAGCTCTCGCTGCTGCCCAGGATATCCTGGCCTACCAGGGCGTATTCTTCAAAGTACGGCTCCACCAGACTCAGCGAGTTGCTGGGGAAACAAGtgagggcgggggagaggggcaggatgaGAGAGCTAAGGAGCTTGACGAGCTGCACTttggcagaggaaggcaacacAATGCCTGGATTTAACCCTGACGCCTCTAACACCATATGGCGGGCTGGACGCTCAGCTACTTCCTCCCTGCACATAGGGAGAGGGGGATCTAAGCTGTATTCTGGGACTGGGCAGGATCCTGCCTGTCTCCTGattaagttagagcagccccaggtCTGCTCCAACATACGCTCCTCTCCCTGTGGCCCTCGGGAAGCACAGATTAGCCATAACTCAGTGTGATCTTGCCACACCCTCACCTGCCCACGAtgccaggggctgggagcagagcagatgCAGAGCCCCTTATGTCTTGCTCCACGCCAGACTGGGGAGGGCCCCAGCGAGGGGAGGCTCCCAGGGAGTCACTCTCACCCACTTTAAACTGGTCTAAGCGGCACAGAGGGGCCCGAATACAAATGGGACCCAGGCCCAATGAGCAGGGCGCGGCATGCGACTAAGCCAGGTTGATGTACATGAGCCACCATCCAGCGTCACGGCAACTGACCTGATGAATGGGTGAATGGGGTCGGTCAGGTTCACCTTCTTTATGGTTTCGGACCCGCCCTGGGAAGCAAAAGAGGAGATGGTTCGTACAGCTCAACCCCTCCCCTAACCCGGAAAGCAGGCGCTGAGCGAGGAGGGTGGAAGATTCTGGCTCGAGGGCACCATCTGCAGAGGACCCTGAATGCTCACAACTTCAGCTGGGGTCCATGCTCTGGATCAACTACAGACACCCTGGAAGTtagagccctgcaagcctgagtctgcagactcAGCCTCAGACTCACTGGATAAAGCCATTGCTGATACCGCAGTGACTGGGGCCAGAGGACCTGCGACCGACAGGCCCCGTATTTGCGTTGCTGTGCTTGGCACAGCCTGGCTTCGGAAGAGACGCAGGACGCAGCCAGTTTCTCAGCCCACCCCTGCCCCGTCAACTCCCACGCACCTTCACGAGGGTGAGATACTCCACCACCGCGGCACGCATGGCGGACGACCACTTCCGGACGGAGTCGTCACACACCCAGCAGTGGACGCCTCGCCGGCCTGAATACACCCACAGGCGGTGCTTCACCCCAAAATC
This DNA window, taken from Chelonoidis abingdonii isolate Lonesome George chromosome 26, CheloAbing_2.0, whole genome shotgun sequence, encodes the following:
- the PRIM1 gene encoding DNA primase small subunit, with product MARLSAAPLPPRCRLLPAPLPLGLRALASYGGVSGQRRGAAAGSRGRLVKNYLQRREFSFTLRDDVYVRYQSFNSPQELEKEMQKMNPYKIDVGAVYSHRPIQHNSVHMGAFQAQEKELVFDIDMTDYDDVRRCCSSAEICSKCWTLMTIAIRVIDRALVEDFGVKHRLWVYSGRRGVHCWVCDDSVRKWSSAMRAAVVEYLTLVKGGSETIKKVNLTDPIHPFISNSLSLVEPYFEEYALVGQDILGSSESWEKVVALVPESVRESLLREFPKKHDSIQRWELLKKKMEKCKPSHAEWEIMLQYCFPRLDINVSRGVSHLLKSPFSVHPKTGRVSVPIDLRKLDQFDPFAVPTISCLCSELDMAHEEEDGEKENEAEPEPKRRTRDYKKTSLAPYVRVFEQFVEEMDKSRKGELLRKSDLQGDF